A genomic window from Litoreibacter janthinus includes:
- the dtd gene encoding D-aminoacyl-tRNA deacylase has protein sequence MRALIQRVSQASVAVEGDIIGQTGPGLLILICAMAGDAPEQTARMAAKISKLRIFKDDAGKMNRSLLDVGGSALVVSQFTLAADTRSGNRPGFSTAAPPDEGRALYEAFAQDLRALGVAVETGAFGADMAVSLTNDGPVTIWLDDAQ, from the coding sequence TTGAGGGCACTGATCCAACGGGTCAGCCAAGCCTCCGTCGCCGTTGAAGGTGACATTATCGGCCAGACCGGTCCGGGTCTTTTGATCCTGATCTGCGCCATGGCGGGTGACGCGCCAGAGCAGACCGCCCGCATGGCCGCCAAAATTTCCAAACTGCGCATCTTCAAGGACGATGCAGGCAAGATGAACCGCTCGCTTTTGGATGTGGGTGGTTCGGCTCTGGTGGTAAGCCAGTTCACGCTTGCCGCCGATACGCGTAGCGGCAACCGTCCCGGGTTCTCAACCGCCGCGCCCCCCGATGAGGGTCGCGCGCTCTATGAGGCATTTGCCCAAGACCTGCGCGCGCTTGGTGTTGCGGTCGAAACCGGTGCGTTCGGTGCCGACATGGCCGTGAGTCTGACCAATGACGGCCCAGTCACAATCTGGCTGGATGACGCGCAATAG
- a CDS encoding carbohydrate kinase family protein yields MILCSGEALIDMLPRVTAEGELAFAPYAGGAVFNTAVALGRLGAAPGFFCGLSKDLFGELLETKLTEAGVTSDLAFRSTRPTTLAFVRLTDGQASYTFYDENSALRMMTEADLPALPDTVSALFFGGISLVGEPCGGAYEALMRRESTNRVTMIDPNIRPSFITDRAGYIARIKAMMAMADVVKLSDEDMHWLEGEGDLASLAQDLIQRGTKVVLITEGATGATGYTATHSVFVPANKVEVVDTVGAGDTFNAGFLAGLQKADALDKATLASLSEETLRDALSMGIRTAAITVSRAGANPPWDYEL; encoded by the coding sequence ATGATCCTATGCAGCGGCGAAGCTCTGATCGACATGTTGCCCCGCGTTACGGCCGAGGGCGAGTTGGCCTTCGCACCCTATGCTGGCGGTGCGGTCTTTAACACGGCCGTCGCCTTGGGGCGGCTCGGCGCGGCACCTGGTTTTTTCTGCGGCCTGTCAAAGGACTTGTTCGGAGAGTTGCTTGAAACCAAACTGACCGAGGCGGGCGTGACCTCAGATCTTGCCTTCCGCTCCACTCGGCCCACCACGCTGGCTTTCGTTCGACTGACGGACGGGCAGGCAAGCTACACTTTTTACGACGAGAACAGCGCCCTTCGGATGATGACCGAGGCCGACTTGCCAGCGCTGCCCGACACCGTATCAGCGCTGTTTTTCGGCGGCATCTCTTTGGTTGGTGAGCCGTGCGGTGGCGCCTACGAAGCACTGATGCGCCGCGAGTCCACAAACCGCGTCACGATGATCGACCCGAATATCCGCCCCTCTTTCATCACCGACCGCGCAGGCTACATTGCCCGCATCAAGGCGATGATGGCTATGGCCGATGTGGTAAAACTCAGTGACGAGGATATGCACTGGCTCGAAGGTGAAGGCGATCTTGCCAGTTTAGCGCAGGATCTGATTCAGCGCGGCACAAAGGTGGTCTTGATTACCGAAGGCGCCACAGGGGCCACTGGATACACTGCGACCCATTCGGTTTTTGTCCCCGCCAACAAGGTCGAGGTTGTGGACACGGTCGGTGCCGGAGACACGTTCAACGCCGGTTTCCTTGCGGGGCTGCAAAAGGCAGACGCACTGGATAAAGCGACCCTCGCCTCGCTGTCGGAAGAGACGTTGCGCGATGCGCTTTCGATGGGCATCCGCACCGCTGCGATCACCGTGTCGCGGGCTGGTGCAAACCCGCCTTGGGACTACGAACTTTGA
- a CDS encoding primosomal protein N' (replication factor Y) - superfamily II helicase has protein sequence MSDNPLDKTAPEIEHRFPCDTCGSDLRFDPEDNALKCDHCGNVEPMLEAVQSTIRELDFQSAMRGTLQDSEMEETRVSKCPNCGAQVEFDPASHATECPFCATPVVTDTGTHRHIKPHAVLPFEIAERDAQKAMVDWLGRRWFAPNGLQEYAKKGRKLDGIYVPYWTYDADTKTSYTGQRGKIYYETRTVMRDGKRHQQRVAKTHWSAVGGRVARFFDDVLVLASTSLPKSYTDALAPWQLSQLAPYTPEYLAGFRAEGYTVDLEQGFLEARAQMDAMITRDIRFDIGGDKQRITSANTTVKDVTFKHILLPVWMAAYKYRGKTYRFVVNGQTGTVKGERPYSSVKIAFAVIIGLLVALAVGYGMALNQ, from the coding sequence ATGAGCGATAACCCTCTCGACAAAACCGCCCCCGAGATTGAGCACAGGTTTCCTTGCGATACCTGTGGCTCCGACCTGCGCTTCGACCCCGAAGACAATGCGCTGAAATGCGATCATTGCGGCAATGTCGAGCCGATGCTCGAAGCGGTGCAATCCACCATTCGGGAACTGGATTTCCAGTCCGCAATGCGCGGCACACTCCAAGATTCCGAAATGGAAGAGACACGCGTCTCGAAATGCCCAAATTGCGGGGCACAGGTCGAGTTTGATCCGGCCAGCCACGCAACCGAATGCCCGTTTTGCGCCACGCCGGTTGTCACCGACACCGGCACACACCGTCACATTAAACCCCATGCCGTTTTGCCGTTCGAGATCGCGGAACGTGACGCACAGAAAGCGATGGTCGATTGGCTCGGAAGACGCTGGTTCGCGCCAAACGGCTTGCAGGAATACGCTAAAAAGGGTCGCAAGCTCGACGGCATCTATGTGCCCTACTGGACCTACGACGCGGACACCAAGACAAGTTACACTGGCCAGCGCGGCAAGATTTACTACGAAACCCGCACCGTCATGCGTGACGGCAAGCGCCACCAGCAGCGAGTGGCGAAAACCCATTGGTCAGCCGTGGGCGGGCGTGTGGCGCGGTTCTTTGACGACGTTCTGGTGTTGGCGTCGACCTCTTTGCCCAAAAGCTACACCGACGCGCTGGCCCCGTGGCAGCTGTCGCAATTGGCGCCTTACACTCCCGAATACCTGGCCGGGTTTCGTGCTGAAGGCTACACCGTTGATCTGGAACAAGGCTTCCTGGAGGCCCGCGCGCAAATGGACGCGATGATCACGCGCGACATCCGGTTCGACATCGGCGGCGACAAGCAACGCATCACATCGGCCAACACCACGGTCAAAGATGTGACTTTCAAACACATCCTGCTGCCTGTCTGGATGGCTGCCTATAAATATCGCGGGAAGACCTATCGCTTCGTGGTGAACGGACAAACCGGGACTGTTAAGGGCGAACGCCCATATTCTTCTGTAAAAATAGCCTTTGCTGTTATCATTGGCTTGCTCGTAGCCTTGGCTGTTGGTTATGGAATGGCTCTAAACCAATAG